A genomic segment from Chitinophaga niabensis encodes:
- a CDS encoding TolC family protein encodes MYKFRIQQCIGVLSICLAVAGCKVPAITAANENRSVPGSFGSSSQDTTNISALRWRDFFTDPYLVTLIDSAMNHNQELMITLQEVEIARNEIRFKQAPLIPSVTAGVGAGIEKVGRYTSQGAGDASTEIEPGKEMPDPLADFSLAVRANWEIDIWKKLRNAKKAAVTRYLSTVEGKNFVITNLIAEVANSYYELLALDNQLEIVKQNIELQKNALEILKVQKEAARATELAVQKFQAEVLKSQSLEFDIQQKIKGTENRINFLLGRFPQEIARDKSSFLTTLPAAVRTGIPSQLLANRPDIKQAEQQLEAAKLDVKVARAEFYPSFGISAALGFQAFKPSYLVKFPESVLYSLAGDLVGPLINRHAIKAEFFNANARQLQAMYNYERTILNAYLEVATQLSNISNLGSSYDLKSKQVDALTRSIDISNDLFKSARADYLEVLMTQRDALEAKLELIETKQQQMNAVVNVYRELGGGWK; translated from the coding sequence ATGTATAAATTCAGGATACAGCAGTGCATAGGCGTGCTGAGTATTTGCCTGGCTGTAGCAGGTTGTAAGGTTCCGGCCATCACAGCGGCCAATGAGAACAGGTCCGTTCCGGGATCCTTTGGCAGCAGCAGCCAGGATACAACCAATATATCCGCACTCCGGTGGCGCGACTTTTTCACCGATCCATACCTGGTAACGCTGATCGATTCAGCGATGAACCATAACCAGGAACTGATGATCACTTTGCAGGAAGTAGAGATTGCAAGGAATGAGATCCGTTTCAAACAGGCACCTTTAATACCATCCGTAACTGCTGGTGTAGGTGCCGGTATTGAAAAAGTAGGGCGTTATACCAGCCAGGGTGCAGGAGATGCATCTACAGAGATAGAACCCGGTAAAGAAATGCCTGATCCGCTGGCAGATTTTTCTCTGGCTGTTCGCGCAAACTGGGAAATAGATATCTGGAAGAAACTCCGCAATGCCAAAAAAGCTGCGGTGACCAGGTACCTGTCTACCGTGGAAGGCAAAAACTTTGTGATCACCAACCTGATCGCTGAAGTGGCCAATTCTTATTATGAATTACTGGCCCTTGATAACCAGCTGGAGATCGTTAAACAAAATATCGAACTGCAGAAGAATGCATTGGAGATATTAAAAGTGCAGAAAGAAGCGGCCAGGGCAACGGAACTCGCAGTGCAGAAATTCCAGGCAGAAGTGCTGAAATCCCAGAGCCTGGAGTTCGACATTCAACAGAAGATAAAAGGTACGGAGAACAGGATCAACTTTCTCTTAGGCCGTTTCCCGCAGGAAATAGCCAGGGATAAAAGCAGTTTCCTGACCACATTGCCTGCTGCAGTACGTACGGGCATTCCTTCCCAGTTGCTGGCTAACCGCCCTGATATTAAACAGGCGGAACAACAGCTGGAAGCTGCAAAGCTGGATGTGAAAGTAGCAAGAGCCGAATTTTATCCTTCCTTTGGTATTTCGGCGGCACTTGGTTTCCAGGCCTTTAAACCATCTTACTTAGTTAAGTTCCCCGAGTCTGTATTGTACTCACTTGCAGGAGATCTTGTTGGCCCATTGATCAACCGCCATGCTATCAAAGCAGAGTTCTTCAATGCCAATGCAAGGCAGTTACAGGCGATGTATAATTACGAACGCACCATCCTGAATGCTTACCTGGAAGTGGCTACACAGCTCTCCAATATCAGCAACCTGGGGAGCAGTTACGATCTGAAGTCGAAACAGGTAGACGCATTAACGAGGTCGATCGATATTTCCAATGATCTTTTCAAATCTGCCAGGGCGGATTATCTTGAAGTGCTGATGACACAACGGGATGCGCTGGAGGCTAAGCTGGAATTGATTGAAACGAAACAACAACAGATGAATGCCGTAGTGAATGTGTATAGAGAGTTAGGAGGAGGCTGGAAGTAA
- a CDS encoding EcsC family protein: protein MLYEQRIRIEMETWQHKMQSRSSLFDRMSKSLQSRINRVIPQKVHDAITVTIKQMVRGVLFGATYTVPAPPVFPSLYDMEEAVLRRVDLYRKTAAAEGGITGAGGILLGLADFPILLSMKLKLLFDIATFYGFDVKDYKERIYLLYIFQLAFSSQEHRRNVYEKITDWKEKSNQLPDDIHSFDWQSFQIEYRDHIDLAKLGQLLPVVGAAVGVVVNYRLITKLGDTAMNAYRMRIL from the coding sequence ATGTTATACGAACAGCGGATCAGGATAGAAATGGAAACCTGGCAGCACAAGATGCAAAGCCGGTCATCGCTGTTTGACAGGATGTCCAAATCCCTGCAATCCCGCATAAACCGTGTTATTCCCCAAAAGGTACATGATGCCATTACCGTTACCATCAAACAAATGGTGCGGGGTGTATTGTTCGGCGCTACTTATACTGTGCCCGCTCCACCCGTTTTCCCTTCTTTGTATGATATGGAAGAAGCCGTGCTCCGCAGGGTGGATCTTTACCGTAAAACGGCTGCTGCAGAAGGGGGGATCACCGGTGCAGGTGGCATCTTATTAGGCCTCGCGGATTTTCCGATCCTGCTCAGCATGAAGCTGAAACTGCTTTTTGATATCGCTACCTTTTACGGTTTTGATGTGAAGGACTATAAAGAACGGATCTACCTGCTCTATATTTTCCAACTGGCCTTCAGCAGCCAGGAGCATCGGAGGAATGTATATGAAAAGATAACGGACTGGAAGGAAAAAAGCAACCAGCTGCCGGATGATATTCATAGTTTCGACTGGCAGAGCTTCCAGATCGAGTACCGCGATCATATAGACCTGGCCAAGCTGGGGCAGTTATTACCTGTTGTAGGAGCAGCAGTAGGCGTAGTGGTGAATTACCGGCTGATCACCAAACTGGGCGATACAGCCATGAATGCTTATAGAATGCGGATACTATGA